From a region of the Xanthomonas rydalmerensis genome:
- a CDS encoding lamin tail domain-containing protein has translation MRTMLLRAAVLSCALGCAGYAQAQVVISQVYGGGGNSGATYKSDFVELHNNGSEAVSLAGWSVQYASAAGSSWQVTTLSGSIAPGGYYLVKQADGSGGSAALPTPDATGTIAMSGTAGKIALSKSSAALSGACPAGNADFVGYGSSASCAEGSAPTAAPSNTLAVLRGNGGCSDSDNNNADFATGAPTPRNSAAPVSLCGGGNQPVASVANVSRAEGDSGSSAFVFTVTLSQPAGSAGVNFTVATRDGTATAGSDYQALAATQVTIPAGESSAEVRVLVNGDTSNEPDETFYLDISGISGALPSTLTASGVILNDDFNLVPIHSIQGSGARSPLVGQVVATSGIVTARRSAGFFLQTPDAQADADPLTSEGIYVYTGSAPPAEAAVGNAVRVQATVVEYVPSTDPSQPPLTELSAPTVLLQSTGNPLPAAVELTTRFPDPNGAYDQLERLEGMRVSVPSLTVNTPTLGNVNETNASATSNGVFHAVVTGLPRAWRTAGVQQPDALPAGSPADVPRWNTSPQVIAVGSAGLGGERIDVAAGCTVLGVSGPLDYSFRRYTIYPETAPSVQCDGADQPKPAPAPQADDVNIATYNMERFFDDQNDPAIGEPVLTAAAYQARLNKASLAIRNYLNTPDILGTVEIENLSVLQTLAERVNRDAVAAGQPDPQYVAYLQEGNDVGGIDVGFLVKTAQVGAGIARVEVVSVSQEGKAATWTEPSGTVSLLNDRPPLLLKAVVHFADGRALPLTVVEVHQRSLNGAETDDASGQRIRAKRQAQAVFLANLLQARQAADPTEQVLVMGDFNAFEFNDGYVDAMGTVTGLPAPDAQTVVGGDGATLVDPALYNLTLLSTPDQSYSYAYDGNVQSLDHILANRALMRSAQIAGLSEAHARLNADFPAVARNDANSPARLSDHDPAVVLIKLKPLERADLSLRVSAANASVYAGDTIRYSITLANAGPDAARAAAVAFALDAAVVPSVTAAPGWDCAAPEVAAQTVVTCSTAQFAAGTTPRFDVAVPAGTALVGRSLSLAASVASQTEDPNPGDNGGSATVAVQARPAGDLAVSIDGPATLPFLAFFADYRIDVRNHGNAPVQGASLEIDGSTLSALTALVPPRGWQCVRQNHGLRSARFQCHSGADLAPGASAAFRLSLATRPLPADRQIVIGASAGSTSADADPSDNSARFSTRVEGLRLFGR, from the coding sequence ATGCGAACCATGCTGCTTCGAGCTGCAGTGTTGTCGTGCGCGTTGGGGTGTGCCGGGTACGCCCAGGCGCAGGTGGTCATCAGCCAGGTCTATGGCGGTGGCGGCAACAGCGGCGCCACCTACAAAAGCGATTTCGTCGAATTGCACAACAACGGCAGCGAGGCGGTGAGCCTGGCCGGCTGGTCGGTGCAGTACGCCTCGGCCGCCGGCAGCAGTTGGCAGGTCACTACGCTGAGCGGCAGCATTGCGCCGGGCGGCTACTACCTGGTCAAGCAGGCCGACGGCAGCGGCGGCAGCGCCGCGCTGCCCACGCCCGATGCCACCGGCACCATCGCCATGAGCGGCACCGCCGGCAAGATCGCGCTGAGCAAGAGCAGCGCCGCGCTGAGCGGCGCCTGCCCGGCCGGCAACGCCGACTTCGTCGGCTACGGCAGCAGCGCCAGCTGCGCCGAAGGCAGCGCCCCGACCGCCGCGCCCAGCAACACCCTGGCGGTGCTGCGCGGCAACGGCGGCTGCAGCGACAGCGACAACAACAACGCCGACTTCGCCACCGGCGCGCCGACCCCGCGCAACAGCGCCGCGCCGGTCAGCCTGTGCGGCGGCGGCAACCAGCCGGTGGCCAGCGTGGCCAACGTCAGCCGCGCCGAGGGCGACAGCGGCAGCAGCGCGTTCGTGTTCACGGTGACGCTGAGCCAGCCGGCCGGCAGCGCCGGCGTGAACTTCACCGTCGCCACCCGCGACGGCACCGCCACCGCCGGCAGCGACTACCAGGCGCTGGCCGCGACCCAGGTGACCATCCCGGCCGGCGAGAGCAGCGCCGAGGTGCGCGTGCTGGTCAACGGCGACACCAGCAACGAACCCGACGAGACCTTCTACCTGGACATCAGCGGGATCAGCGGCGCGCTGCCGTCCACGCTGACCGCCAGCGGGGTGATTCTCAACGACGACTTCAATCTGGTGCCGATCCACAGCATCCAGGGCAGCGGCGCGCGCTCGCCGCTGGTCGGCCAGGTGGTCGCTACCAGCGGCATCGTCACCGCGCGGCGCAGCGCCGGCTTCTTCCTGCAGACGCCCGACGCCCAGGCCGACGCCGACCCGCTCACCTCAGAAGGCATCTACGTCTACACCGGCAGCGCGCCGCCGGCCGAGGCCGCGGTGGGCAATGCGGTGCGGGTGCAGGCCACGGTGGTCGAATACGTGCCCAGCACCGACCCCAGCCAGCCGCCGCTGACCGAACTGAGCGCGCCGACGGTGCTGCTGCAGTCCACCGGCAATCCGCTGCCGGCCGCGGTCGAGCTGACCACCCGCTTCCCCGACCCGAACGGCGCCTACGACCAGCTCGAGCGCCTGGAAGGCATGCGCGTCAGCGTGCCCAGCCTGACCGTCAACACCCCGACCCTGGGCAACGTCAACGAGACCAACGCCAGCGCGACCAGCAACGGCGTGTTCCATGCCGTGGTCACCGGCCTGCCGCGCGCCTGGCGCACCGCCGGCGTGCAGCAGCCCGACGCACTGCCGGCCGGCTCGCCGGCCGACGTGCCGCGCTGGAACACCAGCCCGCAGGTGATCGCGGTCGGCAGCGCCGGCCTCGGCGGCGAGCGTATCGACGTGGCCGCCGGCTGCACCGTGCTCGGCGTCAGCGGCCCGCTGGACTACAGCTTCCGCCGCTACACCATCTACCCGGAAACCGCGCCCAGCGTGCAGTGCGACGGCGCCGACCAGCCCAAGCCGGCCCCGGCGCCGCAGGCCGACGACGTCAACATCGCCACCTACAACATGGAGCGCTTCTTCGACGACCAGAACGATCCGGCGATCGGCGAACCGGTGCTGACCGCGGCCGCCTACCAGGCGCGCCTCAACAAGGCCTCGCTGGCGATCCGCAACTACCTCAACACGCCCGACATCCTCGGCACCGTGGAGATCGAGAACCTGAGCGTGCTGCAGACCCTGGCCGAGCGCGTCAACCGCGACGCGGTGGCCGCCGGCCAGCCCGATCCGCAGTACGTGGCCTACCTGCAGGAAGGCAACGACGTGGGCGGCATCGACGTCGGCTTCCTGGTCAAGACCGCGCAGGTCGGTGCCGGCATCGCCCGCGTCGAAGTGGTTTCGGTGAGCCAGGAAGGCAAGGCCGCCACCTGGACCGAGCCCAGCGGCACGGTCAGCCTGCTCAACGACCGTCCGCCGCTGCTGCTGAAGGCGGTGGTGCATTTCGCCGACGGCCGCGCGCTGCCGCTGACCGTGGTCGAGGTGCACCAGCGTTCGCTCAACGGCGCCGAGACCGACGACGCCAGCGGCCAGCGCATCCGCGCCAAGCGCCAGGCGCAGGCGGTGTTCCTGGCCAACCTGCTGCAGGCGCGCCAGGCCGCCGATCCCACCGAGCAGGTGCTGGTGATGGGCGATTTCAACGCCTTCGAGTTCAACGACGGCTACGTCGATGCGATGGGCACCGTCACCGGCCTGCCGGCGCCCGACGCGCAGACCGTGGTCGGCGGCGACGGCGCTACCCTGGTCGATCCGGCGCTGTACAACCTCACCCTGCTGTCGACGCCGGACCAGAGCTACTCCTACGCCTACGACGGCAATGTGCAGTCGCTGGATCACATCCTGGCCAACCGCGCGCTGATGCGCTCGGCGCAGATCGCCGGCCTCAGCGAAGCCCACGCGCGGCTCAATGCCGACTTCCCGGCCGTGGCCCGCAACGACGCCAACTCGCCGGCGCGGCTGTCCGACCACGACCCGGCGGTGGTGCTGATCAAGCTCAAGCCGCTGGAGCGCGCCGACCTGAGCCTGCGTGTGAGCGCCGCCAACGCCTCGGTCTACGCCGGCGACACCATCCGCTACAGCATCACCCTGGCCAATGCCGGTCCGGACGCGGCGCGCGCCGCCGCGGTCGCCTTCGCCCTGGATGCAGCAGTGGTCCCGAGCGTCACCGCCGCCCCGGGCTGGGACTGCGCCGCGCCGGAGGTGGCCGCGCAGACCGTGGTGACCTGCAGCACCGCGCAGTTCGCTGCCGGCACCACGCCGCGCTTCGACGTGGCGGTGCCGGCCGGCACCGCCCTGGTCGGGCGCAGCCTGAGCCTGGCCGCGTCGGTGGCCTCGCAGACCGAGGATCCCAACCCCGGCGACAACGGCGGCAGCGCCACGGTGGCGGTGCAGGCGCGTCCGGCCGGCGACCTGGCGGTGTCGATCGACGGCCCGGCCACCCTGCCGTTCCTGGCCTTCTTCGCCGACTACCGCATCGACGTACGCAACCACGGCAATGCGCCGGTGCAGGGCGCCAGCCTGGAGATCGACGGCAGCACCCTGTCCGCCCTGACCGCGCTGGTACCGCCGCGCGGCTGGCAGTGCGTGCGGCAGAACCACGGCCTGCGCAGCGCGCGCTTCCAGTGCCACAGCGGCGCCGACCTGGCGCCGGGCGCCAGCGCCGCGTTCCGCCTGAGCCTGGCGACGCGGCCGCTGCCGGCCGACCGCCAGATCGTGATCGGCGCCAGCGCCGGCTCGACCTCGGCCGATGCCGATCCCAGCGACAACAGCGCGCGCTTCAGCACGCGCGTGGAGGGGCTGCGCCTGTTCGGCCGCTGA
- a CDS encoding MarR family winged helix-turn-helix transcriptional regulator, with protein MTIATPAPTPDSPSLDLERFLPYRISVLSNRISSNIARVYGERYGMAVTEWRVMAVLALYPGLSAGEVSERTAMDKVAVSRAVARQLERGFIQRETHGDDRRRSVLHLTPAGVEVYQVVAPMVLECERRLLAPFSEDEQRLLNRLIDRLAAEGLPSMTGR; from the coding sequence ATGACGATCGCCACGCCCGCTCCCACGCCCGACTCGCCCTCCCTGGATCTGGAACGGTTCCTGCCGTACCGGATCAGCGTGCTGTCCAACCGGATCAGCAGCAACATCGCCCGCGTCTACGGCGAGCGCTACGGCATGGCGGTGACCGAGTGGCGGGTGATGGCGGTGCTGGCGCTGTACCCGGGGCTGTCGGCCGGTGAGGTCTCCGAGCGCACCGCGATGGACAAGGTGGCGGTGAGCCGGGCGGTGGCGCGGCAGCTGGAGCGCGGTTTCATCCAGCGCGAGACCCATGGCGACGACCGCCGCCGCTCGGTGCTGCACCTGACCCCGGCCGGGGTGGAGGTGTACCAGGTGGTGGCGCCGATGGTGCTGGAGTGCGAACGGCGCCTGCTGGCGCCCTTCAGCGAGGACGAGCAGCGGTTGCTGAACCGGCTGATCGACCGCCTGGCGGCCGAGGGCCTGCCGAGCATGACCGGGCGCTGA
- a CDS encoding peptide MFS transporter translates to MSVDVVASNHPASPQPPSAQPPEFKTLLGHPRPLWMLFMTEFWERFAFYGIRWALVLYIVAQFHGGQGTGQASASATYGAYLALVYAAAIFGGYIADRVLGYQRSILVGAAVMAAGLFLISVPNPQIFELGLATVVVGNGLFKPNISTMVGKLYSVADPRRDSGFTIFYMGINLGAMIAPWLTQQLAEKVFGTEAMPSYKMVFIASGIGMLISLVWFWFGRRQLKGIGAPLPGGAGGMRVVYVLLGMLVAIPAVYLALAAGAEVLQWILSTMFVALAVMLLVEGIRNGKVARDKVIAMLIIFAFNVLFWMFFEQAGSSFTFLADEIVNRQFGDWTFPTAWFQSVNSLAIITLAPLIAWIWVKAGRFNPSISRKFALGLMFNGLAFLLLMFALSSLVNDAGKIPFWTLFMVYVIQSVGELCLSPIGLSMVTKLAPLRLVGFGMGGWFLSTGIGNNLSGIFASHVSGEGGMTVSSALGGYTFGFWALLGAGVVLFLIAPLISKLMHGVK, encoded by the coding sequence ATGAGCGTTGACGTCGTCGCGTCGAACCACCCCGCCTCACCGCAGCCGCCGTCAGCGCAACCGCCCGAATTCAAGACCCTGCTGGGTCATCCGCGTCCCCTGTGGATGCTGTTCATGACCGAGTTCTGGGAGCGCTTCGCGTTCTACGGCATTCGCTGGGCACTGGTGCTGTACATCGTGGCGCAGTTCCATGGCGGCCAGGGCACGGGCCAGGCCTCGGCCAGCGCGACCTACGGCGCCTACCTGGCGCTGGTGTACGCAGCGGCGATCTTCGGCGGCTACATCGCCGACCGGGTGCTCGGCTACCAGCGCTCGATCCTGGTCGGCGCCGCGGTCATGGCCGCCGGCCTGTTCCTGATCTCCGTGCCCAACCCGCAGATCTTCGAACTGGGCCTGGCCACCGTGGTGGTCGGCAACGGCCTGTTCAAACCCAATATCTCGACCATGGTCGGCAAGCTGTACAGCGTCGCCGATCCGCGCCGCGACAGCGGGTTCACCATCTTCTACATGGGCATCAACCTGGGCGCGATGATCGCGCCGTGGCTGACCCAGCAGCTGGCCGAGAAGGTGTTCGGCACCGAAGCGATGCCGTCCTACAAGATGGTGTTCATCGCCTCGGGCATCGGCATGCTGATCAGCCTGGTGTGGTTCTGGTTCGGCCGCCGCCAGCTCAAGGGCATCGGCGCGCCGTTGCCGGGCGGTGCCGGCGGCATGCGCGTGGTCTACGTGCTGCTGGGCATGCTGGTGGCGATCCCGGCGGTGTACCTGGCGCTTGCCGCCGGCGCCGAAGTGCTGCAGTGGATCCTCAGCACCATGTTCGTGGCCCTGGCGGTCATGCTGCTGGTGGAGGGCATCCGCAACGGCAAGGTGGCGCGCGACAAGGTCATCGCGATGCTGATCATCTTCGCCTTCAACGTGCTGTTCTGGATGTTCTTCGAGCAGGCCGGCAGCTCCTTCACCTTCCTCGCCGACGAGATCGTCAACCGCCAGTTCGGCGACTGGACCTTCCCGACCGCGTGGTTCCAATCGGTCAACTCGCTGGCGATCATCACCCTGGCGCCGCTCATCGCCTGGATCTGGGTCAAGGCCGGCCGCTTCAATCCGTCGATCTCGCGCAAGTTCGCGCTCGGCCTGATGTTCAACGGCCTGGCCTTCCTGTTGCTGATGTTCGCGCTGTCGAGCCTGGTCAACGACGCCGGCAAGATCCCGTTCTGGACGCTGTTCATGGTCTACGTCATCCAGTCGGTGGGCGAGCTGTGCCTGTCGCCGATCGGGTTGTCGATGGTGACCAAGCTGGCGCCGCTGCGGCTGGTCGGTTTCGGCATGGGCGGCTGGTTCCTGTCCACCGGCATCGGCAACAACCTGTCCGGCATCTTCGCCAGCCATGTCAGCGGCGAAGGCGGCATGACCGTGTCTTCCGCGCTGGGCGGGTATACCTTCGGATTCTGGGCGCTGCTGGGCGCCGGCGTGGTGCTGTTCCTGATCGCGCCGTTGATCAGCAAGCTGATGCATGGTGTGAAGTGA
- the hppD gene encoding 4-hydroxyphenylpyruvate dioxygenase, producing MSAQPQHPSQPANLGMQVTTFENPMGIDGFEFVEFAAPAGQGEQLHAYFRSMGFTAVLRHRQRAITVYRQGGVNFLVNEDPDSFAADFAAAHGPCACGFAIRFQHPADEVFAKVLENGGEAIADKADTRAVPAPVVKGIGDCMLYLVDQYGEKGSVYTEFEPVPGADQHPAGFGLTFIDHLTHNLYFGNMQRWSDYYERLFNFREIRYFDIKGAKTGLVSKAMTAPDGVVRIPLNESSDPKSQINEYLDAYRGEGIQHIACFTDDIYETVERMRAAGVAFLDTPDTYFEVIDQRIPNHGEDVARLARNKILIDADAETKQRKLLQIFTQNCIGPIFFEIIQRKGNEGFGEGNFKALFESIERDQMKRGVL from the coding sequence ATGAGTGCACAACCGCAACATCCGTCGCAGCCCGCCAACCTCGGCATGCAGGTCACCACCTTCGAGAACCCGATGGGCATCGACGGTTTCGAGTTCGTGGAATTCGCCGCGCCGGCCGGGCAGGGCGAGCAGTTGCACGCGTACTTCCGCAGCATGGGTTTCACCGCGGTGCTGCGTCATCGCCAGCGCGCGATCACCGTGTACCGCCAGGGCGGGGTCAACTTTCTGGTCAACGAGGACCCGGATTCGTTCGCCGCCGATTTCGCCGCCGCGCATGGCCCCTGTGCCTGCGGCTTCGCGATCCGCTTCCAACACCCGGCCGACGAAGTGTTCGCCAAGGTGCTGGAGAACGGCGGCGAAGCCATCGCCGACAAGGCCGACACCCGCGCGGTGCCGGCACCGGTGGTCAAGGGCATCGGCGACTGCATGCTGTACCTGGTCGACCAGTACGGCGAGAAGGGCTCGGTGTATACCGAGTTCGAGCCGGTGCCCGGCGCCGACCAGCACCCGGCCGGCTTCGGCCTGACCTTCATCGACCACCTGACCCACAACCTGTACTTCGGCAACATGCAGCGCTGGTCGGATTACTACGAGCGCCTGTTCAACTTCCGCGAGATCCGCTACTTCGACATCAAGGGCGCCAAGACCGGCCTGGTGTCCAAGGCGATGACCGCGCCGGACGGCGTGGTACGCATCCCGCTCAACGAATCGTCGGATCCGAAGAGCCAGATCAACGAGTACCTGGACGCCTATCGCGGTGAAGGCATCCAGCACATCGCCTGCTTCACCGACGACATCTACGAAACGGTCGAGCGCATGCGCGCGGCCGGCGTCGCGTTCCTGGATACGCCGGACACCTATTTCGAGGTGATCGACCAGCGCATTCCCAACCACGGCGAGGACGTGGCGCGGCTGGCGCGCAACAAGATCCTGATCGACGCCGACGCGGAGACCAAGCAGCGCAAGCTGCTGCAGATATTCACCCAGAACTGCATCGGCCCGATCTTCTTCGAGATCATCCAGCGCAAGGGCAACGAAGGCTTCGGCGAAGGCAACTTCAAGGCGCTGTTCGAGAGCATCGAGCGCGACCAGATGAAGCGCGGCGTGCTTTGA
- a CDS encoding thioredoxin family protein, with protein MLMNKTMCAALVAVLALSGCGQTAAPPDAPAPAKPLDTSVQKPPVADPNQPVASGNTPAAADIAAAKALGAQFDPQRNPADDLDTAMVEAKRGGKRILLDVGNEACDWCHTLDTFIEGDAELRSFRDANFVWVKVNVSDANKNEAFMAQYPKIVDFPHLLVLDADGKLLHSQVVGDLQKDKGYDRKKFSDFLRQWAPPKP; from the coding sequence ATGCTGATGAACAAGACGATGTGCGCTGCCCTGGTGGCGGTGCTGGCGCTGAGCGGTTGTGGCCAGACGGCGGCACCGCCCGATGCGCCGGCGCCGGCCAAGCCGCTGGATACCTCGGTGCAGAAGCCGCCGGTGGCCGATCCCAACCAGCCGGTGGCCTCGGGCAATACCCCGGCGGCCGCCGACATCGCCGCGGCCAAGGCGCTGGGCGCGCAGTTCGATCCGCAGCGCAACCCGGCCGACGACCTGGACACCGCCATGGTCGAGGCCAAGCGCGGCGGCAAGCGCATCCTGCTCGACGTGGGCAACGAGGCCTGCGACTGGTGCCACACCCTGGATACCTTCATCGAGGGCGATGCGGAACTGCGCAGCTTCCGCGACGCCAACTTCGTGTGGGTCAAGGTCAACGTCAGCGACGCCAACAAGAACGAGGCGTTCATGGCGCAGTACCCGAAGATCGTCGACTTCCCGCACCTGCTGGTGCTCGACGCCGACGGCAAGCTGCTGCATTCGCAGGTGGTCGGCGACCTGCAGAAGGACAAGGGCTACGACCGCAAGAAGTTCTCGGACTTCCTGAGGCAGTGGGCGCCGCCGAAGCCCTGA
- a CDS encoding tryptophan 2,3-dioxygenase: protein MPVEQNQRPLEAGIHTDLEGRLTYGGYLRLDRLLSAQQPLSNPPHHDELLFIVQHQTSELWLKLLAHELGAAIAHLQRDQVWQCRKVLARSKQVLRLLTEQWSVLETLTPSEYMGFRDVLGPSSGFQSLQYRTIEFMLGNKNAQMLPVFDHDPQGQAALQSVLEAPSLYEEFLRYLARFGHAVPAPYHARDWRQPHVSDPLLRPVFERIYENTDRYWREYALCEDLVDLETQFQLWRFRHMRTVMRVIGFKRGTGGSSGVGFLQQALALTFFPELFEVRTSVGLESRDAGLGTRDPGGASQAP, encoded by the coding sequence ATGCCCGTCGAACAGAACCAGCGCCCGCTTGAAGCCGGCATCCATACCGACCTGGAAGGCCGCCTCACCTATGGCGGCTATCTGCGCCTGGACCGGCTGCTGTCGGCGCAGCAACCGCTGTCGAACCCGCCGCACCACGACGAACTGCTGTTCATCGTCCAGCACCAGACCTCCGAGCTGTGGCTGAAGCTGCTGGCGCACGAGCTGGGCGCGGCGATCGCGCACCTGCAGCGCGATCAGGTCTGGCAGTGCCGCAAGGTGCTGGCGCGCAGCAAGCAGGTGCTGCGCCTGCTGACCGAGCAGTGGTCGGTGCTGGAGACCCTGACCCCGTCCGAGTACATGGGCTTTCGCGACGTGCTCGGCCCGTCCTCCGGGTTCCAGTCGCTGCAGTACCGCACCATCGAATTCATGCTCGGCAACAAGAACGCGCAGATGCTGCCGGTGTTCGACCACGACCCGCAGGGCCAGGCGGCGCTGCAGTCGGTGCTGGAAGCGCCCAGCCTGTACGAGGAGTTCCTGCGCTACCTGGCCCGCTTCGGCCATGCGGTGCCGGCGCCGTACCACGCCCGCGACTGGCGCCAGCCGCATGTCAGCGACCCGCTGCTGCGCCCGGTGTTCGAACGCATCTACGAGAACACCGACCGCTACTGGCGCGAGTACGCGCTGTGCGAGGACCTGGTGGATCTGGAAACCCAGTTCCAGCTGTGGCGCTTCCGCCATATGCGCACGGTGATGCGGGTGATCGGCTTCAAGCGCGGCACCGGCGGCTCCAGCGGCGTCGGCTTCCTGCAACAGGCGCTGGCGCTGACCTTCTTTCCGGAGCTGTTCGAAGTTCGCACCTCGGTGGGGCTGGAGAGCCGGGACGCGGGACTCGGGACCCGGGACCCGGGTGGGGCGTCGCAAGCTCCGTAA